A portion of the Hoplias malabaricus isolate fHopMal1 chromosome 1, fHopMal1.hap1, whole genome shotgun sequence genome contains these proteins:
- the smg5 gene encoding nonsense-mediated mRNA decay factor SMG5 produces MSGPGQDSEPEAKVLHIKRLYRAVVESVHKLDVIISSKSSYREVFKPENISLRNKLRELCVKLMFLHPVDYGRKAEELLWRKVYYEVIQVIKTNKKHIHSRSTLECAYRTHLIAGVGFYQHLLLYIQSHYQLELQDCIDWTHVTDPLIGRKKPVSATPKEMEWAQMACHRCLVYLGDLARYQNELAGVEAEQLAERFYHQALSVSPHVGMPFNQLGTLAGSKFYNVEATYYYLRCIQSETPFEGAYGNLKRLFDKAAKMYHQVKKQEMKKLSPSRQRTKDIKRLLVSFMYLQSLLQPKNSVVETELTSLCQSVLEDFNLVLFYQPTPNHGSQSVSEEDDDHDQACSMLPDSLVFKMVVICLMVVHSLKRGGSKQYSASIAFTLALFSHLVNHVNIRLQAELEDGESEVPPLRTDNIDDVDVREQTGTLPSEERALQNGSLEEEDDDEGEDENNEEGSKGESGGAASKKEKKGEEEKQKQKRKYSRLSMLRRRRCARDEDESDLSEGFESDEEDEEERRGVTEGLGVCRAPENSLGKEGRSREGAWESGSEEEEEGGTAFDVETDSDMNSQESRSDLEDMEDTESPAQEQQQQLEEEEEEEEEEEQRQQPLQDERSTPPATNGPLLSTDSSISSNLQAMSSQLFQAKRCFRLAPTFSNVLLRPPSSSNPTPESDPTPSQEATPPLSNATPEIANGTNNNDVESDTEESEHSNQSFHNEKTLSERLEILTNQGLIQIVKVFVDWLRTNTDIIVMCAQSSQSLWNRLSVLLNLLPDGSKMLEADLGLKKEVRELVMQSEKPDLVQTLLLPEDQALRHLPALSLAHRKLDFTSHRPSLNPLQECVVRLCCIRSFGHFLTDLQGNVLHFNPEAGIFTSISQSEQENLVQQAKAQFRMAEEEARRNRLMRDMAQLRLQLEVSQLEGSLQQPKAQSSMSPYLVPDTSALCQHLNLLRQLAASGCFIIIIPRTVIDGLDVLKKENPGARDGIRFLESEFRKGNRYIRCQKESGRSFERDKLKRQDIEAWHLYKMVDSCRQLTGSQNSGDEDTAGMVTILTGHTIPELTERSAPMKSAIQAVAAAGMELKNIVEFYRQWKEMG; encoded by the exons GGCGGTGGTGGAATCTGTACACAAGCTGGATGTTATCATCAGTAGCAAGTCATCATACAGGGAGGTCTTCAAGCCAGAGAACATCAGTTTGCGGAACAA GTTGCGGGAACTGTGTGTGAAGCTGATGTTCCTGCATCCCGTGGACTATGGCCGTAAGGCAGAGGAGCTGCTCTGGAGAAAAGTCTACTATGAGGTGATCCAGGTcatcaaaacaaacaagaag CACATCCACAGTCGTAGCACTCTGGAGTGTGCCTACCGAACTCACCTGATTGCAGGGGTGGGCTTCTACCAGCATCTGCTCCTCTACATTCAGTCCCACTATCAGCTGGAGCTACAGGACTGCATCGACTGGACACATGTCACTGACCCCCTCATCG GTCGCAAGAAGCCTGTATCTGCAACACCTAAGGAGATGGAATGGGCTCAGATGGCTTGTCATAGATGTCTTGTGTATCTGGGTGACCTTG CACGGTACCAGAATGAACTGGCAGGTGTGGAGGCAGAACAACTGGCTGAGCGCTTTTACCACCAAGCCCTTTCCGTCTCACCCCATGTTG GGATGCCTTTTAATCAGCTGGGTACACTAGCTGGAAGTAAGTTTTATAATGTGGAAGCCACCTACTACTACCTTCGCTG CATTCAGTCAGAGACTCCCTTCGAGGGAGCGTACGGAAACCTGAAGCGTCTTTTTGACAAAGCAGCCAAGATGTATCACCAGGTGAAGAAGCAAGAGATGAAGAAGCTCTCTCCATCACGCCAGAg AACAAAAGACATCAAACGACTCCTTGTGAGCTTCATGTACCTACAAAGTTTACTACAGCCCAAGAACAG TGTGGTAGAGACAGAGCTGACCTCACTATGCCAGTCGGTCCTGGAGGACTTCAACCTGGTGCTGTTCTACCAGCCTACACCCAACCATGGCAGCCAGTCTGTCAGCGAGGAAGACGACGACCATGATCAGGCCTGCTCCATGCTGCCCGACAGCCTGGTCTTTAAGATGGTGGTCATCTGCTTAATGGTGGTCCACAGCTTAAAGAGAGGAG GTTCTAAGCAGTACAGTGCCTCCATTGCCTTCACACTAGCACTTTTCTCTCATCTCGTGAACCACGTCAATATCCGCCTACAAGCTGAACTTGAGGACGGAGAAAGTGAGGTGCCACCTTTACGCACTGACAACATCG ATGACGTTGATGTGAGGGAGCAGACCGGCACGCTTCCTTCAGAAGAGAGAGCCCTTCAGAATGGTTCACTGGAAGAGGAAGACGATGACGAAGGGGAGGATGAGAATAACGAGGAGGGGTCAAAGGGTGAGAGCGGCGGAGCGGCGTctaagaaagagaagaagggtGAGGAAGAGAAGCAGAAACAGAAGAGGAAGTACTCACGACTGTCAATGCTCCGGCGTCGACGCTGCGCCCGTGACGAGGACGAGAGCGATCTGAGTGAGGGCTTTGAGAGTGATGAAGAAGATGAGGAGGAGCGTAGGGGGGTCACAGAGGGGCTGGGGGTCTGCAGGGCACCGGAGAACTCTCTGGGGAAGGAGGGGCGGAGCAGAGAGGGAGCCTGGGAGAGTGGCtctgaagaggaagaagagggagGTACGGCCTTTGACGTGGAAACGGACTCGGACATGAACAGCCAGGAGTCACGCTCTGACCTGGAGGACATGGAGGACACTGAGAGTCCAGCTCAggagcagcaacagcagctggaggaggaggaagaagaagaagaagaagaagagcagCGGCAGCAGCCGTTACAGGATGAACGCTCCACTCCACCAGCCACCAACGGGCCACTGCTCTCCACTGACTCAAGTATTAGTAGTAACCTACAGGCTATGTCCTCACAGCTGTTTCAGGCCAAACGCTGCTTCCGCCTCGCCCCTACCTTCAGCAACGTCCTGTTGAGACCGCCCAGTTCCTCTAACCCTACCCCTGAATCAGATCCCACACCCTCCCAAGAAGCCACACCCCCTCTTAGCAATGCTACACCAGAAATTGCAAATGGAACCAACAACAACG ATGTTGAATCCGATACAGAAGAAAGCGAGCACAGTAACCAGTCATTTCACAACGAGAAAACACTGTCCGAGAGACTCGAGATTCTGACTAATCAGGGCCTCATTCAGATTGTGAAGGTCTTTGTGGACTGGCTGAGAACAAATACTGACATCATTGTCATGTGTGCACAG AGTTCTCAGAGTTTGTGGAATCGTCTCTCTGTGCTGCTCAACTTACTGCCTGATGGGAGCAAGATGTTAGAAGCAG ATTTGGGGCTGAAGAAAGAGGTGAGAGAACTGGTAATGCAGAGTGAGAAGCCTGACCTGGTGCAGACTCTGCTGCTTCCGGAGGACCAGGCACTACGGCACCTCCCGGCCCTCAGCCTGGCGCATCGCAAACTGGACTTCACCAGCCACAGACCCAGCCTCAACCCCCTGCAGGAG TGCGTGGTGCGCTTGTGCTGCATTCGCAGCTTTGGTCACTTCCTCACTGATTTGCAAGGCAATGTGTTGCACTTCAACCCGGAAGCAGGCATCTTCACCAgtatcagccaatcagaacaggaGAACCTGGTTCAGCAGGCCAAGGCCCAGTTCCGCATG gCTGAAGAGGAGGCACGCAGGAACAGACTCATGCGGGACATGGCACAGCTGCGTCTGCAG TTGGAAGTGTCCCAGCTGGAAGGAAGCCTTCAGCAGCCCAAGGCTCAGTCCTCCATGTCCCCTTACCTAGTGCCTGACACATCTGCTCTCTGCCAGCATCTGAACCTGCTTAGACAGCTGGCTGCCAGCGGctgtttcatcatcatcatccctcgCACAG TGATCGACGGGCTTGACGtcctgaaaaaagaaaatccaggTGCAAGAGATGGCATTCGTTTTCTTGAGTCTGAGTTTCGAAAAGGAAACCG ATATATCCGCTGCCAGAAAGAGTCAGGGAGGAGCTTTGAGAGGGACAAGCTGAAGAGACAGGACATCGAAGCCTG GCATCTCTACAAGATGGTGGACAGCTGCCGTCAGTTAACAGGCTCTCAGAACAGCGGAGATGAAGACACAGCTGGCATGGTGACCATCCTGACCGGACACACAATCCCAGAACTGACTGAGAGATCAGCTCCCATGAAG TCGGCCATCCAGGCAGTGGCTGCGGCAGGCATGGAGCTGAAGAACATTGTGGAGTTTTACCGGCAGTGGAAGGAAATGGGCTGA